The proteins below come from a single Anderseniella sp. Alg231-50 genomic window:
- a CDS encoding glycosyltransferase gives MSKIGGMQRVGIDLLKQLEAHPEVDVETVILRSERENDYFGFVPFLFRAFTTARSMMKRGEVDAVLFSAMPSAVLASILAGTSRNARVPLAAISHGHDVIADSGAYQWLVAKVFARLDAMLPVSRATGQQCVQRGLPADRLFVTPNGIEPDRFGDSFPGLSTNRQDRRKVLADAFPGLAAKFGPDDLLLCSVGRQVKRKGNEWFVRNVMPLLNSNVHLVMGGKGPESDAIGQAITDTGLGARIHSLGLVAEEKLASLYSGGDLFVMPNIPVDGDMEGFGVVMLEAGLCGMPSIASRIEGIEDVITDSVNGHCAEALDAKGFADIINLYAEAPGSLDKMSKTARSHTIATFAWSTVCAQIVTTLKTVIHRKRETGE, from the coding sequence ATGAGCAAGATCGGCGGCATGCAGCGTGTCGGAATCGATCTGTTGAAACAGCTCGAGGCACACCCGGAGGTGGATGTCGAAACCGTCATACTGCGATCTGAACGTGAAAATGACTATTTCGGATTTGTGCCGTTCCTGTTTCGCGCCTTCACGACCGCTCGTTCGATGATGAAGCGTGGCGAAGTCGATGCGGTGCTGTTCTCGGCAATGCCGTCCGCTGTTCTTGCCTCGATACTGGCGGGCACGTCACGAAACGCCCGCGTACCGCTTGCCGCCATCTCGCACGGGCATGACGTGATTGCAGATTCCGGCGCATATCAATGGCTTGTCGCAAAGGTTTTTGCCCGGCTTGACGCCATGTTGCCGGTAAGCCGGGCAACAGGACAGCAGTGCGTCCAGCGCGGTCTGCCTGCCGACCGGCTGTTCGTGACACCCAACGGCATTGAGCCGGACAGGTTTGGCGACAGCTTCCCGGGCCTCTCCACCAATCGGCAGGACCGTCGCAAAGTACTGGCGGATGCGTTTCCCGGACTTGCCGCGAAATTCGGGCCCGACGACCTGCTGCTGTGTTCCGTCGGTCGCCAGGTGAAGCGCAAGGGAAACGAATGGTTCGTTCGCAATGTGATGCCGCTGTTGAATTCCAACGTTCACCTGGTGATGGGCGGCAAGGGACCGGAGAGCGATGCCATCGGGCAGGCCATCACGGATACCGGGCTGGGCGCCCGAATCCATTCGCTCGGGCTGGTGGCGGAAGAAAAGCTGGCTAGCCTGTATTCAGGCGGTGATCTTTTCGTCATGCCCAATATTCCGGTCGACGGTGACATGGAGGGCTTTGGCGTGGTCATGCTGGAAGCCGGATTGTGCGGCATGCCGTCCATCGCCTCACGGATTGAGGGTATCGAGGATGTGATCACGGACAGCGTCAATGGCCATTGTGCAGAAGCACTTGATGCAAAGGGATTTGCCGACATCATCAATCTCTACGCAGAAGCGCCCGGATCACTGGACAAGATGTCAAAAACGGCCCGGTCCCACACCATTGCAACGTTTGCGTGGTCAACTGTGTGCGCGCAGATTGTTACGACCCTGAAGACGGTGATCCACCGTAAGAGGGAAACCGGCGAATGA
- the pyrC gene encoding dihydroorotase, whose protein sequence is MTDTLTIPRPDDWHLHLRDGDMLKGVVAHTAEHFARAIIMPNLVPPVVTGADAAAYRDRILAALPASMTFEPLMTLYLTEATEADDVAQAHASGLVKAVKLYPAGATTNSQSGVSNFDNVQGVLERMAEIGLPLCVHGEVTDADIDIFDREAVFIDRVLDPLRKRVPGLRVVMEHVTTADAVAYVQTDTSGNLAATITTHHLIINRNHILAGGIRPHYYCLPVAKREKHRLALRAAACAGDERFFLGTDSAPHTDAAKLLPCGCAGIFTAPNTMSCLAHVFEEDGALARLEGFASRNGPAFYRLPVNSEEMRLTRQSEPVRYPELVETGAGNVTVFDPGFDLFWRVGP, encoded by the coding sequence ATGACCGACACCCTCACCATTCCTCGCCCCGATGACTGGCACCTGCACCTGCGTGACGGAGACATGCTTAAGGGCGTCGTGGCCCACACGGCAGAGCACTTCGCCCGGGCCATCATCATGCCCAACCTGGTGCCGCCAGTGGTAACCGGTGCTGATGCAGCAGCTTACAGGGACCGGATCCTGGCTGCCTTACCGGCCTCGATGACTTTTGAACCGCTGATGACGCTGTATCTCACCGAGGCGACCGAGGCGGATGACGTGGCCCAGGCGCATGCTTCGGGACTGGTCAAGGCGGTCAAGCTCTACCCCGCAGGCGCCACCACAAATTCACAATCGGGCGTCAGCAATTTCGATAATGTACAAGGCGTGCTTGAGCGCATGGCCGAGATCGGCCTGCCGTTGTGCGTGCATGGCGAGGTGACCGATGCGGACATCGACATTTTCGACCGGGAGGCGGTATTCATAGACCGTGTGCTCGACCCGCTGCGCAAGCGGGTTCCGGGTCTGCGGGTCGTCATGGAACATGTAACCACCGCAGACGCCGTGGCCTATGTTCAGACCGACACAAGCGGCAACCTGGCCGCGACCATTACCACCCACCACCTGATCATCAACCGCAACCACATTCTGGCCGGCGGCATCCGGCCGCACTATTACTGCCTGCCGGTGGCCAAGCGCGAGAAACATCGCCTCGCCTTGCGCGCTGCGGCGTGTGCCGGTGATGAACGGTTTTTCCTTGGTACTGATTCAGCGCCGCACACGGATGCTGCAAAACTGCTGCCGTGCGGCTGTGCCGGCATTTTCACCGCGCCAAACACCATGAGCTGCCTGGCGCATGTATTCGAGGAAGATGGCGCACTGGCCCGGCTGGAGGGCTTTGCCTCACGCAATGGTCCGGCCTTCTACAGGCTGCCGGTCAACTCCGAAGAAATGAGGCTGACCAGGCAATCCGAACCCGTCCGCTATCCTGAACTTGTCGAGACCGGCGCCGGCAATGTCACCGTGTTCGACCCCGGTTTTGACCTGTTCTGGCGCGTCGGGCCCTGA
- a CDS encoding 1-acyl-sn-glycerol-3-phosphate acyltransferase, whose translation MTSRNQKAADEVIQRHSPRVTRFFNVYIRRMLAKKFNGFRILNETPAPVAADRSVIYFSNHPGWYDPLVLVLMAESFLPEHLAFGPMDADALKKYNFMKKIGIFGVEKDSARGAARFLQVSRGMLATPGKALLITPQGEFTDPRSRPVEFKPGLARLAADCGVIVQPLAMEFVFWDEPRPEILVNFGNQIDTSAETLAPDAWKARLEQELGDAQDELSRAVMARDPEPFVTFIDGKRGVNPIYDRWRYLKALVRGEKFSAAHTDVRKD comes from the coding sequence ATGACCAGCCGAAACCAGAAGGCAGCAGACGAGGTGATCCAGCGGCACTCGCCGCGTGTCACCCGTTTTTTCAATGTCTATATCCGGCGCATGCTGGCGAAGAAGTTCAACGGTTTCCGCATCCTCAATGAAACGCCGGCACCGGTCGCAGCCGATCGATCGGTGATTTATTTCTCAAATCATCCGGGCTGGTACGATCCGCTGGTCCTGGTGCTGATGGCGGAAAGCTTCCTGCCTGAACATCTGGCATTCGGGCCGATGGATGCCGATGCGCTGAAGAAGTACAATTTCATGAAGAAGATCGGCATCTTTGGTGTCGAAAAGGATTCAGCGCGTGGTGCAGCCCGTTTCCTGCAGGTCTCCCGCGGCATGTTGGCGACACCCGGCAAGGCCTTGTTGATTACGCCCCAGGGTGAGTTTACCGATCCACGCTCACGCCCGGTCGAGTTCAAGCCCGGTCTTGCACGATTGGCGGCGGATTGCGGTGTGATTGTACAGCCGCTTGCCATGGAGTTTGTCTTCTGGGACGAACCGCGCCCGGAGATACTGGTGAATTTCGGTAATCAGATAGACACCAGCGCTGAAACGCTGGCCCCGGATGCCTGGAAGGCCCGGCTCGAACAGGAGCTTGGCGATGCGCAGGACGAACTTTCGCGCGCGGTCATGGCGCGCGACCCCGAACCCTTCGTTACATTCATTGACGGCAAGCGCGGGGTAAACCCCATCTACGATCGCTGGCGTTATCTGAAGGCATTGGTGCGCGGCGAGAAATTTTCCGCCGCCCACACGGATGTCAGGAAAGATTGA
- the pobA gene encoding 4-hydroxybenzoate 3-monooxygenase, which yields MSVKSTQVVIIGSGPAGLMLAQFLHLSGIDCIILDRQTRSHIEGRIRAGVLEHGTVEALREAGVADRLDREGMVHDGFELAFGGDRHRICLKDLTGKSVTVYGQTEVTRDLIEARLAAGGEIVFEAANVTPEDVTSARPKVRYSHDGHDHEISCDFIAGCDGFHGVSRQTIPEDVRKEFKRIYPFGWLGVLSDVPPVADELIYASGDRGFALCSMRSGSRSRYYIQCSMDEEVEDWSDEAFWDELALRIGPDTAANLVRGRSIEKSIAPLRSYVCEPMRYGNLLLAGDAAHIVPPTGAKGLNLAIADVRLLHRALEARYRKNSSDALDAYSASALARVWKAERFSWYLSMMMHRFPEHSAFEQRMQRAEFDYVRSSEAASRAIAENYVGLPLD from the coding sequence ATGTCAGTGAAGTCGACGCAGGTGGTAATCATTGGGTCAGGGCCGGCGGGCCTTATGCTCGCCCAGTTTCTGCATCTCAGTGGCATTGACTGCATCATCCTGGATCGCCAGACGCGATCCCACATAGAAGGCCGCATCAGGGCTGGCGTTCTTGAACATGGGACCGTCGAAGCCCTGCGCGAAGCCGGTGTTGCAGACCGCCTCGACCGGGAAGGCATGGTGCATGACGGCTTTGAGCTGGCCTTCGGGGGCGACCGGCACCGGATCTGTCTCAAGGACCTGACCGGCAAGAGCGTAACGGTTTACGGGCAGACCGAGGTAACCCGTGATCTCATCGAGGCCCGGTTGGCGGCTGGTGGCGAGATCGTGTTCGAGGCAGCCAATGTAACACCTGAAGATGTCACCTCTGCGCGCCCGAAGGTGCGTTACAGTCATGATGGTCATGACCATGAAATCAGTTGCGACTTCATTGCCGGATGTGACGGGTTTCATGGTGTGTCGCGGCAGACAATCCCGGAAGATGTGCGCAAGGAATTCAAACGGATTTACCCGTTTGGATGGCTGGGTGTGCTGTCTGATGTGCCGCCCGTGGCCGACGAATTGATTTACGCCAGTGGCGACCGCGGCTTTGCGTTGTGCTCCATGCGCTCCGGCAGCCGCAGCCGGTACTACATCCAGTGTTCCATGGACGAGGAAGTAGAAGACTGGTCAGATGAGGCCTTCTGGGATGAACTTGCGCTGCGTATCGGACCTGACACGGCCGCCAACCTGGTCCGGGGCCGGTCCATTGAAAAATCAATCGCCCCGTTACGCTCCTACGTTTGTGAACCGATGCGCTACGGCAATCTGCTGCTTGCAGGCGATGCCGCCCACATCGTGCCGCCGACCGGCGCCAAGGGCCTGAACCTGGCCATTGCGGATGTGCGCCTGCTGCATCGCGCGCTTGAGGCCCGGTATCGGAAGAACAGTTCAGATGCACTCGATGCCTATTCCGCATCGGCCCTGGCGCGCGTCTGGAAAGCCGAACGTTTCTCCTGGTACCTGTCGATGATGATGCACCGGTTTCCCGAGCATTCAGCGTTTGAGCAGCGCATGCAGCGGGCGGAATTCGACTATGTCAGAAGTTCCGAGGCGGCATCCCGCGCCATCGCTGAAAACTATGTCGGCCTGCCGCTGGATTGA
- a CDS encoding ABC transporter permease subunit yields the protein MAEFINFYLFPGLVLGSIYALGAIGITMTFGILRFANFAHGETMTLGVYIAWTLVQLTGFKSMAAILLVLMPVSMMLTIMVVLLIDKAFYKPLRASPVIILVIASFGLMLMIRSVTQFSWGVQLKTILPGIQPRMQFLDFFSFPLKHVFIVGGALLLMYAVHHVLTYTKIGKAMRAMSDSPELARLTGINTEKVVMATWIMGAGLACAAGVFLAVDTQVDTMMGFKILLPMFAAAILGGVGKPYGAMAGGLVIGIAEELSSYPWLGDGPLLDPGYKQGIAFAIMIAILVWRPTGLFKGKSF from the coding sequence ATGGCTGAATTTATCAATTTCTACCTGTTCCCAGGCTTGGTGCTCGGTTCGATCTATGCGCTCGGCGCCATCGGCATCACCATGACCTTCGGCATCCTGCGGTTTGCGAATTTCGCACACGGTGAAACCATGACACTGGGCGTCTACATCGCCTGGACGCTGGTACAGTTGACCGGTTTCAAGTCAATGGCGGCGATCCTGCTGGTGCTGATGCCGGTTTCAATGATGCTGACCATCATGGTCGTACTGCTGATCGACAAGGCATTCTACAAACCGCTGCGGGCATCGCCGGTCATCATCCTGGTGATCGCCTCGTTCGGGCTGATGCTGATGATCAGGTCGGTGACCCAGTTCTCCTGGGGTGTGCAGCTGAAGACCATCCTGCCCGGCATTCAGCCACGCATGCAGTTCCTTGATTTCTTCAGTTTCCCGCTCAAGCATGTTTTCATTGTCGGCGGCGCGTTGCTGCTGATGTACGCGGTCCATCATGTGCTCACCTACACAAAAATCGGCAAGGCGATGCGGGCCATGTCGGACTCGCCGGAACTGGCCCGCCTGACCGGCATCAACACTGAAAAGGTGGTCATGGCGACCTGGATAATGGGGGCCGGCCTGGCTTGTGCGGCCGGTGTGTTTCTGGCCGTGGATACGCAGGTCGACACCATGATGGGTTTCAAGATCCTGCTGCCGATGTTCGCGGCCGCCATTCTGGGCGGTGTCGGCAAGCCTTATGGTGCAATGGCCGGCGGACTGGTCATCGGGATCGCTGAGGAACTGTCGTCATATCCCTGGCTCGGCGACGGACCGCTGCTCGATCCCGGCTACAAGCAGGGCATCGCGTTCGCCATCATGATTGCCATACTGGTATGGCGCCCGACAGGCCTGTTCAAAGGAAAGAGTTTCTGA
- the crtI gene encoding phytoene desaturase family protein, giving the protein MPASNRRIVIVGAGPGGLATAMILKRKGYEVTLIERQASVGGRTGAIKEDGYTFDIGPTFFLYPRILSEIFTYCGYDLWREIPIKRVDPMYRVVHEAGGHLDVVSGEEAMKAEIAKLSPSDAANLDRYMRDNRKKLDVFRGVLENPFLSFSDFMRPNVVKALSKLNPHMSLEKDLERYFKDPRVRRAFSFQAKYLGMSPFKCPSLFTILAFLEHEYGIWHPVGGCNAVMQRMADIAVEMGVELRLEEEVTSIGFDGKKAISVTTNKETIELDGLVVNADFAHVMPKLVPNDMRKKWNDRKIETQEFSCSTFMLYLGIEGRLDHVPHHTIVLAEDFEGNIDEIQVKKVIPKDPSFYVQNASITDDTLAPEGHSTVYVLVPVPHRTDNIDWQKEAAEFREKTLDRLELAGYPDIRDRIRYEKVVTPDDWEADMHIYKGATFNLSHNLTQMLCFRPHNRYEDLERVYLVGGGTHPGSGLPVIFESARISSDLLAQDIAV; this is encoded by the coding sequence ATGCCAGCTTCAAATCGTCGAATTGTTATTGTCGGTGCCGGGCCGGGTGGCCTGGCGACAGCCATGATCCTCAAGCGCAAGGGCTATGAGGTTACCCTGATTGAACGTCAGGCGAGCGTCGGTGGGCGCACCGGGGCCATCAAGGAGGACGGATATACATTTGATATCGGTCCGACCTTCTTCCTGTATCCGCGCATATTGTCGGAAATCTTCACCTACTGCGGGTATGACCTGTGGCGCGAAATACCCATCAAGCGGGTTGATCCCATGTACCGGGTGGTTCATGAGGCAGGCGGCCATCTCGACGTGGTGTCCGGTGAGGAGGCCATGAAGGCCGAGATTGCGAAACTGTCGCCGTCTGACGCGGCCAATCTGGATCGCTATATGCGAGACAATCGCAAGAAACTGGATGTGTTCCGCGGCGTGCTGGAAAACCCGTTCCTGAGTTTTTCCGACTTCATGCGCCCGAATGTTGTAAAGGCGCTGTCCAAACTGAATCCGCACATGTCGCTCGAAAAGGATCTTGAGCGCTATTTCAAGGACCCTCGGGTACGCAGGGCGTTCTCATTCCAGGCGAAGTACCTGGGCATGTCACCTTTCAAATGTCCGTCCCTGTTCACAATCCTTGCTTTCCTCGAGCATGAGTACGGCATCTGGCACCCTGTCGGCGGCTGCAACGCCGTCATGCAGCGCATGGCGGATATTGCGGTGGAAATGGGTGTGGAACTGCGCCTGGAAGAAGAAGTCACCAGTATCGGCTTTGACGGCAAAAAGGCAATTTCCGTGACCACCAACAAAGAGACAATCGAACTGGATGGTCTGGTGGTCAATGCGGATTTCGCTCACGTCATGCCGAAACTTGTACCCAATGACATGCGCAAGAAATGGAATGACCGCAAGATCGAGACGCAGGAGTTCTCCTGTTCAACCTTCATGCTTTATCTCGGTATTGAAGGCCGGCTGGATCATGTGCCGCATCACACCATTGTCCTGGCGGAGGATTTCGAAGGCAACATTGACGAGATCCAGGTGAAAAAGGTGATACCCAAGGACCCGTCGTTCTACGTGCAGAATGCATCCATTACCGACGACACGCTGGCGCCTGAAGGACATTCAACCGTCTATGTGCTGGTACCGGTGCCGCATCGCACCGACAATATCGACTGGCAGAAGGAAGCAGCCGAATTCCGCGAAAAGACCCTCGACCGGCTCGAACTGGCCGGTTACCCGGATATTCGCGATCGCATCCGCTATGAAAAAGTGGTGACGCCGGATGACTGGGAGGCGGATATGCACATCTACAAGGGTGCCACCTTCAATCTCAGCCACAATCTGACGCAGATGCTGTGTTTCAGGCCGCATAATCGCTATGAGGATCTCGAACGGGTGTATCTGGTCGGTGGCGGCACTCATCCCGGATCAGGCCTGCCGGTGATCTTTGAATCGGCACGGATTTCCAGTGACCTGCTGGCGCAGGATATTGCGGTGTGA
- a CDS encoding ABC transporter permease subunit has protein sequence MDPVLYGYMLYGISLLTVGGMYAILTLGLNVQWGFTGLFNAGIAGFFGIGAYTAAILTTNPHTSHVGGFQMPYVVAAIAAMLVAGVIAFLVGKVCLKLRSDYLAIATIGIAEIFRLIVNNETWATNGPRGISQIPRPFEGLPEPINQFAFLGVVLVTLAGVYWLMEIARKSPWGRVMTAIRDNETSAKAAGKNVETFRMEGFVIGCMIMALAGALMAHYLKFVNPQTTDPLLATFIVFVMLVIGGSANNKGAILGAFLVWTLWSASEIVAPRLLDAIGMADAGIRSAYVRIFLIGLLLQIFLQKNPQGLLPETRPSSPGKNEP, from the coding sequence ATGGACCCGGTACTTTACGGATACATGCTCTATGGCATCTCGCTGCTCACGGTCGGCGGCATGTATGCCATTCTCACCTTGGGCCTCAACGTGCAGTGGGGCTTTACCGGCCTGTTCAATGCCGGCATTGCCGGTTTCTTCGGCATCGGCGCCTACACCGCAGCAATCCTGACGACCAATCCGCATACAAGTCACGTAGGCGGGTTCCAGATGCCTTACGTCGTAGCCGCCATTGCCGCCATGCTGGTGGCCGGTGTCATCGCCTTCCTGGTCGGCAAGGTGTGCCTGAAACTGAGAAGCGACTATCTTGCCATCGCCACCATCGGCATTGCGGAAATCTTCCGCCTGATCGTCAACAACGAGACCTGGGCCACCAATGGCCCGCGCGGCATCTCGCAGATACCGCGGCCGTTCGAAGGCCTGCCCGAACCGATTAACCAGTTCGCCTTTCTTGGCGTTGTCCTGGTAACACTGGCAGGGGTTTACTGGCTGATGGAAATCGCGCGCAAGTCTCCGTGGGGCCGGGTCATGACTGCCATTCGTGACAATGAGACATCAGCCAAGGCAGCCGGCAAGAACGTCGAGACATTCCGCATGGAAGGTTTTGTCATCGGCTGCATGATCATGGCCCTGGCCGGTGCGCTGATGGCTCACTACCTGAAGTTCGTGAACCCGCAGACCACGGACCCGCTATTGGCCACCTTCATCGTCTTCGTGATGCTTGTCATCGGCGGCAGCGCCAATAACAAGGGCGCCATACTCGGGGCGTTTCTTGTCTGGACGCTATGGTCGGCCTCGGAAATCGTGGCGCCGAGACTGCTGGATGCGATCGGCATGGCTGACGCCGGAATCCGCTCGGCCTATGTGCGCATCTTCCTGATTGGCCTGCTGTTGCAGATTTTCCTGCAGAAAAACCCGCAAGGCCTGCTGCCTGAAACACGCCCTTCATCGCCGGGCAAAAATGAGCCATGA
- a CDS encoding ABC transporter substrate-binding protein, with protein MKLVKQLAVTACAAAMFATAAHADSIKVGSAGGVTGPIAELVATIVKGRDLARDQINAEGGLLKGDKLEMVIGDSACDPKAAVDAVGKLVNVEQVVGIVGPSCSGATNASVQAVTIPAGVAVLSDSATAPSVTELKDNDTVFRVAPSDAYQGLAIAQLVNKAGIKKVAMTYSNDDYNAGIAKVFEEEFKKMGGEVTANQAHEPNKASYRSELQTLTQGGPEAIAIFAYYGSSGITIIKNSLENGLFGKFFAADGMFDQSVIDQIGADNLKGNIQITQASSDTADASYQAFAEAFKATGADPAAPYAAHGYDATFMMALAIEKAGAADRAKIKDALRAISDGKGEVVRPGDWAKAKKLIADGKDINYEGASGSADFDENGDVSGVFAVNVVGDDGKWAKELLK; from the coding sequence ATGAAACTTGTCAAACAACTGGCTGTGACAGCCTGTGCGGCAGCAATGTTTGCAACGGCTGCGCATGCTGACAGCATCAAGGTCGGCTCGGCCGGCGGGGTAACCGGACCGATTGCCGAGCTGGTTGCCACCATCGTCAAGGGCCGCGACCTGGCGCGTGACCAGATCAATGCCGAAGGCGGCCTTTTGAAGGGCGACAAGCTGGAAATGGTTATCGGCGACAGCGCCTGTGACCCGAAGGCCGCGGTTGACGCCGTTGGCAAGCTTGTCAATGTCGAGCAGGTTGTCGGTATTGTCGGTCCAAGCTGCTCCGGCGCCACCAACGCATCCGTGCAGGCCGTCACCATTCCGGCAGGTGTTGCCGTGTTGTCCGATTCAGCAACCGCGCCATCGGTGACTGAACTGAAAGACAATGACACCGTGTTCCGTGTCGCCCCGTCCGATGCCTATCAGGGCCTGGCGATCGCGCAACTGGTCAACAAGGCCGGTATCAAGAAGGTCGCCATGACCTATTCGAACGACGACTACAATGCCGGCATTGCCAAGGTGTTCGAAGAAGAGTTCAAGAAGATGGGTGGCGAGGTCACCGCCAACCAGGCCCATGAGCCCAACAAGGCGTCATACCGTTCCGAACTGCAGACACTGACCCAGGGCGGACCGGAAGCCATTGCGATCTTCGCCTATTACGGCTCAAGCGGCATCACCATCATCAAGAACAGCCTGGAAAACGGCCTGTTCGGCAAGTTCTTTGCTGCCGACGGCATGTTCGACCAGTCGGTGATTGACCAGATCGGCGCCGACAACCTGAAAGGCAATATCCAGATCACCCAGGCATCGTCCGATACCGCGGATGCGTCCTACCAGGCGTTTGCTGAAGCCTTCAAGGCAACCGGCGCAGACCCGGCAGCTCCGTATGCCGCACACGGCTACGACGCCACATTCATGATGGCGCTGGCCATCGAGAAAGCCGGTGCTGCCGATCGCGCCAAGATCAAGGATGCGCTCCGGGCCATTTCAGACGGCAAGGGCGAAGTGGTTCGCCCCGGTGACTGGGCAAAAGCCAAGAAGCTGATCGCCGACGGAAAGGACATCAACTATGAAGGCGCCTCCGGCAGTGCCGACTTTGATGAAAACGGCGATGTCAGCGGCGTGTTTGCTGTCAATGTCGTCGGTGATGACGGCAAATGGGCCAAGGAACTGCTGAAATAG
- a CDS encoding glycosyltransferase, whose amino-acid sequence MLELIVQVVFVLALIPAVLGSINLLLYRPIKKQAEADLPKLSVLIPARNEEARITPVLQSVLACTGVEFEVIVADDSSTDRTAQIVKDMAKSDPRLKLATTRALPEGWLGKNNACHFLSTEAGNPYAVFLDADVTLEPDALFRIASEFTRRPQLKLLSGFPRQITGSFWEKTLIPLIHTVLLGYLPFPGVKFTNSAMFATACGQLIAVQMDAYRDVGGHERIRDCIHDGVMLPRHFRAGGHRTDLMDITDISATRMYETGPEVFSGLMKNAHEGMATPVGLPVWTTLLLGGHVLPPVMAVIAWLAGATGDTMRLAIIAAALPWVMRFLMTGIFRQSWFGAVIHPFGVAVLVGLQWVAFFRWRSGKKVSWRGREIG is encoded by the coding sequence ATGCTGGAACTCATTGTGCAGGTTGTCTTCGTGCTGGCGTTGATCCCGGCGGTCCTGGGCAGCATAAATCTGTTGCTGTACCGGCCGATCAAAAAACAGGCCGAAGCGGATTTGCCGAAACTCTCTGTTCTGATCCCGGCTCGTAATGAAGAAGCCCGCATAACACCGGTGCTGCAATCGGTGCTTGCCTGCACCGGTGTGGAGTTCGAGGTCATTGTTGCAGATGACAGTTCCACCGACCGCACGGCACAGATCGTGAAGGACATGGCCAAGTCCGACCCGCGCCTGAAGCTGGCTACGACGCGTGCCTTGCCGGAAGGCTGGCTCGGCAAGAACAATGCCTGTCATTTCCTGTCGACCGAAGCCGGCAATCCCTACGCCGTGTTTCTCGATGCCGACGTGACCCTCGAGCCCGATGCGTTGTTTCGGATCGCATCGGAGTTCACTCGCAGGCCGCAACTCAAGCTTCTGTCCGGGTTCCCGCGCCAGATCACCGGCAGCTTCTGGGAAAAGACGCTTATTCCCCTGATCCATACCGTATTGCTCGGCTATCTGCCGTTTCCCGGTGTGAAGTTTACCAATTCCGCGATGTTCGCGACCGCGTGCGGCCAGCTCATTGCGGTGCAGATGGATGCCTATCGTGACGTGGGTGGTCACGAACGTATTCGCGACTGCATTCATGACGGGGTCATGTTGCCCCGGCATTTTCGCGCCGGCGGCCATCGCACAGACCTGATGGATATCACCGATATCTCCGCCACCCGCATGTACGAAACCGGCCCGGAGGTTTTCTCGGGCCTGATGAAGAACGCCCATGAAGGCATGGCCACACCCGTTGGTCTGCCGGTGTGGACCACGTTGCTTCTCGGCGGTCATGTCCTGCCGCCCGTCATGGCTGTCATTGCCTGGCTGGCGGGTGCAACCGGCGACACGATGCGGCTGGCAATCATTGCCGCAGCCCTGCCGTGGGTGATGCGATTCCTGATGACGGGCATATTTCGCCAGTCCTGGTTCGGTGCCGTCATCCATCCGTTTGGCGTCGCGGTACTTGTAGGGCTGCAGTGGGTCGCGTTCTTCCGCTGGCGATCCGGCAAGAAAGTAAGCTGGCGGGGCCGCGAGATCGGCTGA